A genomic region of Antennarius striatus isolate MH-2024 chromosome 2, ASM4005453v1, whole genome shotgun sequence contains the following coding sequences:
- the LOC137601879 gene encoding Ig-like V-type domain-containing protein FAM187A — MPRPPPDFFLLLLLCTGVWSYEVPREKEDLFATKPCPAFLTFVNAAYLAGATVELPCHCKPMKFQSVVWFYKKHLGSFAETKALTDFHGNRLLDLSRVPHASSLQSRFSIRMFSLLIYRAAPEDSGIYICGSAYSDFFYAYDLDIQEARRIKPTLMNATHPQQNKTTVTTAPPKYQVFTSYRPWSGCDRCGVPGEQMRVGICYVRSNNLHKHYRRENQTVASCRSGGVPVSFGLAKQKHVGATLEVKSCQVECPDDPKSSKMSRLLSFLGYNSNSQSAEVPVFYLNHPADHVLTMGCPGARPGIAVAWDRGSTPLYRSELSAESKPKAAPPRLVVDSGNHLIFNPAETQDSGVYYCWLRGRQAAKIHLLVYAHLGRRQSVMSHPDFWPAVNTVLISYVVMFVVFCILLICRAAFRHLSDDEETHVD; from the exons ATGCCTCGTCCGCCCCCCgatttcttcctcctcctcctcctctgcaccgGGGTGTGGAGCTACGAGGTTCCAAGGGAAAAGGAAGACTTGTTTGCGACCAAGCCTTGTCCCGCCTTCCTCACCTTCGTCAATGCTGCGTACCTGGCCGGCGCCACCGTGGAGCTGCCCTGTCACTGCAAACCGATGAAG ttccAGTCAGTCGTGTGGTTCTACAAAAAACATCTAGGCAGCTTTGCGGAGACGAAAGCCCTGACtgatttccatggcaacaggctGCTGGACCTGAGTCGTGTACCCCACGCCAGCTCGCTGCAAAGCCGATTCTCCATCCGTATGTTCAGCCTGCTGATCTACAGGGCCGCTCCAGAAGACTCCGGCATCTACATCTGCGGCTCCGCCTACTCCGACTTCTTCTACGCTTATGATCTGGACATCCAGGAGGCTCGAAGGATCA AACCGACACTGATGAATGCGACCCACcctcaacaaaacaaaacaaccgtCACCACAGCTCCACCGAAGTACCAGGTCTTCACCAGCTACCGGCCCTGGTCGGGCTGCGATCGATGCGGCGTGCCCGGAGAGCAGATGCGAGTCGGGATCTGTTACGTCCGGTCCAACAACCTCCACAAACACTACAGACGGGAAAACCAGACGGTTGCTTCATGCAGATCGGGAGGAGTCCCCGTGTCTTTTGGACTAGCGAAACAAAAACACGTCGGAGCCACGTTGGAGGTGAAGAGTTGCCAAGTGGAATGTCCAGATGATCCAAAGTCCTCCAAAATGTCACGACTGCTGAGCTTTCTAGGGTACAA TTCCAACTCCCAGTCAGCGGAGGTGCCGGTGTTTTACCTGAACCACCCTGCAGACCACGTCCTGACCATGGGCTGTCCGGGTGCCCGTCCGGGCATAGCGGTGGCTTGGGACCGAGGATCTACACCGTTATACCGATCGGAACTCTCAGCGGAGAGTAAACCAAAAGCTGCGCCCCCCAGGCTGGTGGTCGATTCTGGAAACCACCTGATATTTAACCCCGCAGAAACTCAGGACTCAG GTGTCTACTACTGCTGGCTGCGGGGTCGCCAGGCTGCCAAGATTCACCTGCTGGTTTACGCCCATTTGGGGCGTAGGCAGTCGGTGATGTCACACCCTGACTTCTGGCCGGCTGTGAACACGGTGCTGATAAGCTACGTCGTCATGTTCGTTGTGTTTTGCATCCTCCTGATCTGCAGAGCCGCATTCAGACACCTCAGCGACGATGAAGAGACACATGTGGACTGA